In Aegilops tauschii subsp. strangulata cultivar AL8/78 chromosome 3, Aet v6.0, whole genome shotgun sequence, one genomic interval encodes:
- the LOC109745457 gene encoding uncharacterized protein isoform X2 — protein sequence MLGDALGDDDQSVSGDSMSEWRSCDQIDNGSPSTSPPFWDTDGEDDDPGPCPSNLFGRHTWRIQNFSKEKKREMKSEPFEAGGFKWYILVYPQGCDVSNHLSLFLCVADHDKLLPGWSQFAQFTIAVGNLDPKKVKYSDTLHKFWKKEHDWGWKKFMELSKIQDGFLVNDVLEIIAQVQVIREKVDRPFRCLERPYRRELLRVYMTNIEQIYRRFVEEHRSKLSNLIEDKMRWSGFCAFWLAIDTSTRYRMSREKSDVILKIIVKHFFVEKEVTSTLVMDSLHTGLKALEHQCRGKKGRGKLMDLEELSAPMVHVDMDTFALAGDVLALLERAALEPLPCQPLSPKDDKCSQSRTKAGSSGEVKVSIEHEEKRLTEFGQKILETFALSHIFSGIEVAYQEAVSLKRQEELIREEEEAGLLESEMKGKRNNTTEKEKRAKKKQAKQKKNNRKVKDKDREEKSDSNFAEKDQDESTIHDSEDSKQAGQVAMKVDTSEEGASDISDNLDGSAEACQTDAGDKIAQPVNGVNDVGIETKNVHTGKNSTVEHKPLPCLSESATMNIMQGKRNNLLDSSGQKSLHRGKTQRTRVISSKNVPKDEDDLPSSTTGGSDRNTSGCGPAPKPDQETVLITLKDKLRKLGTRLHEKENEGRKLEGHLEKKAAAEAVSSSSSSSSLEKTPNVVNRPEQPSVTSPDASMYAPPHSQPVITNGANGAIPAKPKTTVSTKSGPTVAPSKVKPALNLKIDRATSVTPRSLPVDKAATLPSSLSLANKAIPVPPQSSAPWVAKAAKGIPAPPKPSAQANQVTKAAPVPLKSPTPQVEKVAKAIPALSNSPAPQVNKVAPPNAALRQLPLVSYSEARKSAVPKKIVGTSVPRTSTAVSRPSSAPLFQVPRSTLPPIPGAQVPPSQSRSLTASRRSSNEPSAPVPSYVPQSYRNAIIGKGSLDTTLSSSDKVTSTGQSDAISQPLSAYALGTSAMLPPVGRNGQLPGNQGFISGQGKLDTLDSWHPWKGISDAKEHMPRDDTTYQQMTNGDARIRPWSDNSYQQASNSGTEEQGRFGGIQHRQFQSEIPTNFDSHQLQGSVGEEFPHLGIINDLLEEEQSNVSMEEPPIHEYHPFGLPFSPGGNFAEADMTSSSSSGQLNLNGHYYDRLNALHRLGEGQFSTLGAYSNGMADSFSSKPWLYSYPNPMVNPGVNGFSQQMGDYTNYASGRANEEYMYRRANGQW from the exons ATGTTAGGTGATGCGTTGGGGGATGATGATCAGAGTGTGTCCGGTGATTCCATGTCTGAATGGCGGTCCTGCGACCAGATCGACAATGGGAGCCCGTCGACGTCCCCTCCCTTCTGGGACACTGATGGCGAAGATGATGATCCTG GGCCCTGTCCTTCAAATTTATTCGGGCGACATACTTGGAGAATTCAGAACTTCTCAAAGGAGAAGAAGAGAGAAATGAAAAGTGAACCATTTGAAGCTGGTGGTTTTAAGTG GTATATTCTAGTTTACCCTCAAGGGTGTGATGTCTCCAATCACTTGTCACTGTTTCTATGTGTTGCTGATCATGACAAACTCCTTCCAG GATGGAGCCAGTTTGCACAGTTCACCATAGCTGTGGGCAATCTTGATCCTAAGAAAGTTAAATATTCTG ACACCTTGCACAAATTCTGGAAGAAGGAGCATGATTGGGGATGGAAGAAGTTCATGGAGTTGTCAAAGATCCAAGATGGTTTTCTTGTTAATGATGTTCTCGAAATCATAGCCCAAGTTCAAGTTATTAG GGAGAAAGTGGACCGCCCGTTTCGTTGCCTTGAGCGTCCTTATCGACGAGAATTACTCCGTGTCTATATGACAAATATAGAGCAAATTTATCGTCGCTTTGTTGAAGAACACAGAAGTAAACTTAGCAACCTCATTGAGGACAAAATGAGATGGTCCGG TTTTTGTGCTTTCTGGCTTGCAATTGACACAAGCACAAGATATCGCATGTCCAGAGAGAAGAGCGACGTCATATTGAAAATAATTGTGAAGCATTTCTTTGTAGAGAAAGAGGTCACTTCAACACTAGTTATGGACTCCCTGCATACGGGGCTGAAGGCACTTGAGCACCAGTGCAGGGGAAAGAAAGGTAGAGGAAAATTAATGGACTTGGAGGAGTTATCTGCGCCTATGGTCCATGTTGACATGGACACATTTGCTTTAGCTGGTGATGTCCTAGCTTTGCTTGAGAGGGCAGCTTTAGAACCCTTGCCTTGTCAACCTCTATCTCCAAAGGATGACAAATGTTCCCAGAGCCGCACTAAG GCTGGTAGTTCTGGCGAAGTTAAAGTTTCAATTGAGCATGAAGAAAAGCGCCTAACTGAGTTTGGTCAGAAGATACTTGAAACATTTGCTCTATCTCATATATTTAG TGGGATTGAGGTCGCTTATCAAGAAGCTGTCTCTTTGAAGAGGCAAGAAGAGCTTATTCGTGAAGAGGAAGAAGCTGGGCTCCTTGAAAGTGAGATGAAGGGGAAGCGCAACAATACCACTGAAAAGGAGAAGCGTGCAAAGAAAAAACAG GCCAAACAAAAAAAGAACAATCGGAAGGTTAAAGACAAGGATAGAGAGGAAAAATCTGATTCAAATTTTGCAGAGAAGGATCAAGATGAAAGCACAATTCATGATAGTGAGGATTCTAAGCAGGCAGGACAAGTAGCCATGAAAGTTGATACCTCCGAAGAAGGTGCTTCAGACATCTCAGACAATTTAGATGGATCAGCTGAGGCATGTCAAACTGATGCAGGTGACAAAATTGCACAACCTGTGAATGGGGTCAATGATGTTGGTATTGAGACGAAAAATGTGCATACTGGGAAGAACTCTACTGTGGAGCACAAGCCACTGCCGTGTTTATCGGAATCTGCTACTATGAACATTATGCAAGGCAAAAGAAATAACTTGCTAGACAGTTCTGGTCAGAAATCACTTCATAG AGGGAAAACTCAACGGACGAGGGTCATAAGCAGCAAGAACGTTCCCAAAGATGAGGATGATCTCCCCTCTAGCACTACAGGTGGTTCAGACCGCAATACATCTGGCTGTGGACCAGCACCAAAGCCTGATCAGGAGACTGTTCTAATCACCTTAAAAGATAAGCTTCGGAAGCTTGGGACACGCCTACATGAG AAGGAAAATGAGGGCAGGAAACTAGAGGGACATTTGGAAAAGAAAGCAGCAGCTGAGGCAGTGTCCTCATCATCCTCATCCAGTTCTTTGGAAAAGACTCCTAATGTTGTGAACAGACCAGAGCAACCTTCCGTGACTAGTCCTGATGCAAGTATGTATGCACCACCTCATTCTCAACCTGTAATCACCAATGGTGCTAATGGAGCCATTCCAGCAAAGCCCAAAACCACCGTAAGCACAAAATCTGGACCTACTGTTGCTCCAAGTAAGGTCAAACCAGCTTTGAATCTGAAAATAGATAGAGCTACTTCAGTCACCCCAAGATCGCTGCCAGTTGATAAAGCTGCTACACTTCCTTCAAGCTTGTCGCTAGCAAACAAAGCTATTCCAGTTCCCCCCCAATCGTCTGCACCATGGGTTGCTAAGGCCGCAAAAGGTATTCCAGCCCCCCCAAAACCGTCTGCACAGGCTAATCAGGTTACTAAAGCTGCTCCAGTTCCCCTGAAGTCACCTACACCACAGGTTGAAAAAGTTGCTAAAGCAATTCCAGCTCTGTCTAATTCACCTGCACCTCAGGTTAATAAGGTCGCGCCACCTAATGCAGCGCTACGGCAGTTGCCTTTGGTGTCTTATTCAGAAGCTCGAAAAAGTGCAGTTCCTAAAAAGATTGTTGGCACTTCTGTTCCGCGAACTTCTACTGCAGTATCAAGGCCTTCAAGTGCTCCTCTGTTCCAGGTACCAAGGTCAACTTTGCCACCCATACCCGGAGCTCAAGTTCCCCCATCACAGTCACGTTCGTTGACTGCATCTAGACGATCCAGCAATGAGCCCTCTGCTCCTGTGCCAAGTTATGTACCGCAGTCCTACCGAAATGCCATCATCGGTAAGGGTAGTCTTGATACTACCTTGTCAAGTTCTGATAAGGTAACCTCTACAGGCCAAAGCGATGCGATTTCTCAGCCACTATCAGCATATGCATTGGGAACATCTGCCATGTTGCCTCCTGTTGGAAGGAATGGCCAGTTACCCGGTAATCAAGGATTCATATCTGGGCAGGGCAAGTTGGATACCCTTGATAGCTGGCACCCATGGAAAGGTATTAGTGATGCTAAAGAACACATGCCGAGGGATGATACTACATACCAACAGATGACCAATGGTGATGCGCGCATACGCCCATGGAGTGACAATTCTTATCAGCAAGCAAGCAACAGTGGAACAGAAGAACAAGGCAGATTTGGGGGAATTCAACATAGGCAGTTCCAGAGTGAGATTCCTACAAATTTTGACTCACACCAGCTGCAGGGTTCAGTGGGGGAGGAATTCCCGCATCTTGGCATCATCAATGACTTACTTGAGGAGGAACAAAGCAATGTGAGCATGGAAGAGCCTCCTATCCATGAATACCATCCATTTGGCTTGCCATTTTCTCCCGGAGGCAACTTCGCAGAGGCTGACATGACTTCGTCAAGTAGTTCTGGCCAGTTGAACTTGAACGGCCATTACTATGACAGGCTGAATGCTCTACACAGGCTGGGAGAGGGGCAATTTTCCACATTGGGTGCTTATTCCAATGGAATGGCGGACTCTTTTTCATCCAAGCCTTGGCTGTATAGCTATCCTAATCCAATGGTGAATCCTGGAGTTAACGGGTTTTCACAGCAGATGGGGGACTACACCAATTATGCAAGTGGGAGAGCGAATGAGGAATACATGTATCGCCGTGCCAACGGTCAATGGTGA
- the LOC109745457 gene encoding uncharacterized protein isoform X1 yields MAGAPESRGSGVRRIPLRRVWASTSSSSCPCCCDNSHWGRKDKKVVAKLKLDLFVKSLKSGAMLGDALGDDDQSVSGDSMSEWRSCDQIDNGSPSTSPPFWDTDGEDDDPGPCPSNLFGRHTWRIQNFSKEKKREMKSEPFEAGGFKWYILVYPQGCDVSNHLSLFLCVADHDKLLPGWSQFAQFTIAVGNLDPKKVKYSDTLHKFWKKEHDWGWKKFMELSKIQDGFLVNDVLEIIAQVQVIREKVDRPFRCLERPYRRELLRVYMTNIEQIYRRFVEEHRSKLSNLIEDKMRWSGFCAFWLAIDTSTRYRMSREKSDVILKIIVKHFFVEKEVTSTLVMDSLHTGLKALEHQCRGKKGRGKLMDLEELSAPMVHVDMDTFALAGDVLALLERAALEPLPCQPLSPKDDKCSQSRTKAGSSGEVKVSIEHEEKRLTEFGQKILETFALSHIFSGIEVAYQEAVSLKRQEELIREEEEAGLLESEMKGKRNNTTEKEKRAKKKQAKQKKNNRKVKDKDREEKSDSNFAEKDQDESTIHDSEDSKQAGQVAMKVDTSEEGASDISDNLDGSAEACQTDAGDKIAQPVNGVNDVGIETKNVHTGKNSTVEHKPLPCLSESATMNIMQGKRNNLLDSSGQKSLHRGKTQRTRVISSKNVPKDEDDLPSSTTGGSDRNTSGCGPAPKPDQETVLITLKDKLRKLGTRLHEKENEGRKLEGHLEKKAAAEAVSSSSSSSSLEKTPNVVNRPEQPSVTSPDASMYAPPHSQPVITNGANGAIPAKPKTTVSTKSGPTVAPSKVKPALNLKIDRATSVTPRSLPVDKAATLPSSLSLANKAIPVPPQSSAPWVAKAAKGIPAPPKPSAQANQVTKAAPVPLKSPTPQVEKVAKAIPALSNSPAPQVNKVAPPNAALRQLPLVSYSEARKSAVPKKIVGTSVPRTSTAVSRPSSAPLFQVPRSTLPPIPGAQVPPSQSRSLTASRRSSNEPSAPVPSYVPQSYRNAIIGKGSLDTTLSSSDKVTSTGQSDAISQPLSAYALGTSAMLPPVGRNGQLPGNQGFISGQGKLDTLDSWHPWKGISDAKEHMPRDDTTYQQMTNGDARIRPWSDNSYQQASNSGTEEQGRFGGIQHRQFQSEIPTNFDSHQLQGSVGEEFPHLGIINDLLEEEQSNVSMEEPPIHEYHPFGLPFSPGGNFAEADMTSSSSSGQLNLNGHYYDRLNALHRLGEGQFSTLGAYSNGMADSFSSKPWLYSYPNPMVNPGVNGFSQQMGDYTNYASGRANEEYMYRRANGQW; encoded by the exons ATGGCCGGCGCCCCTGAATCGCGTGGCTCTGGCGTCCGCCGCATACCATTGAGGCGCGTTTGGGCGTCAACTTCaagttcttcttgcccttgcTGCTGCGACAATTCTCACTGGGGGAGGAAGGACAAAAAAG TTGTAGCGAAGCTGAAGCTCGACCTCTTTGTCAAATCCTTGAAGTCTGGAGCCATGTTAGGTGATGCGTTGGGGGATGATGATCAGAGTGTGTCCGGTGATTCCATGTCTGAATGGCGGTCCTGCGACCAGATCGACAATGGGAGCCCGTCGACGTCCCCTCCCTTCTGGGACACTGATGGCGAAGATGATGATCCTG GGCCCTGTCCTTCAAATTTATTCGGGCGACATACTTGGAGAATTCAGAACTTCTCAAAGGAGAAGAAGAGAGAAATGAAAAGTGAACCATTTGAAGCTGGTGGTTTTAAGTG GTATATTCTAGTTTACCCTCAAGGGTGTGATGTCTCCAATCACTTGTCACTGTTTCTATGTGTTGCTGATCATGACAAACTCCTTCCAG GATGGAGCCAGTTTGCACAGTTCACCATAGCTGTGGGCAATCTTGATCCTAAGAAAGTTAAATATTCTG ACACCTTGCACAAATTCTGGAAGAAGGAGCATGATTGGGGATGGAAGAAGTTCATGGAGTTGTCAAAGATCCAAGATGGTTTTCTTGTTAATGATGTTCTCGAAATCATAGCCCAAGTTCAAGTTATTAG GGAGAAAGTGGACCGCCCGTTTCGTTGCCTTGAGCGTCCTTATCGACGAGAATTACTCCGTGTCTATATGACAAATATAGAGCAAATTTATCGTCGCTTTGTTGAAGAACACAGAAGTAAACTTAGCAACCTCATTGAGGACAAAATGAGATGGTCCGG TTTTTGTGCTTTCTGGCTTGCAATTGACACAAGCACAAGATATCGCATGTCCAGAGAGAAGAGCGACGTCATATTGAAAATAATTGTGAAGCATTTCTTTGTAGAGAAAGAGGTCACTTCAACACTAGTTATGGACTCCCTGCATACGGGGCTGAAGGCACTTGAGCACCAGTGCAGGGGAAAGAAAGGTAGAGGAAAATTAATGGACTTGGAGGAGTTATCTGCGCCTATGGTCCATGTTGACATGGACACATTTGCTTTAGCTGGTGATGTCCTAGCTTTGCTTGAGAGGGCAGCTTTAGAACCCTTGCCTTGTCAACCTCTATCTCCAAAGGATGACAAATGTTCCCAGAGCCGCACTAAG GCTGGTAGTTCTGGCGAAGTTAAAGTTTCAATTGAGCATGAAGAAAAGCGCCTAACTGAGTTTGGTCAGAAGATACTTGAAACATTTGCTCTATCTCATATATTTAG TGGGATTGAGGTCGCTTATCAAGAAGCTGTCTCTTTGAAGAGGCAAGAAGAGCTTATTCGTGAAGAGGAAGAAGCTGGGCTCCTTGAAAGTGAGATGAAGGGGAAGCGCAACAATACCACTGAAAAGGAGAAGCGTGCAAAGAAAAAACAG GCCAAACAAAAAAAGAACAATCGGAAGGTTAAAGACAAGGATAGAGAGGAAAAATCTGATTCAAATTTTGCAGAGAAGGATCAAGATGAAAGCACAATTCATGATAGTGAGGATTCTAAGCAGGCAGGACAAGTAGCCATGAAAGTTGATACCTCCGAAGAAGGTGCTTCAGACATCTCAGACAATTTAGATGGATCAGCTGAGGCATGTCAAACTGATGCAGGTGACAAAATTGCACAACCTGTGAATGGGGTCAATGATGTTGGTATTGAGACGAAAAATGTGCATACTGGGAAGAACTCTACTGTGGAGCACAAGCCACTGCCGTGTTTATCGGAATCTGCTACTATGAACATTATGCAAGGCAAAAGAAATAACTTGCTAGACAGTTCTGGTCAGAAATCACTTCATAG AGGGAAAACTCAACGGACGAGGGTCATAAGCAGCAAGAACGTTCCCAAAGATGAGGATGATCTCCCCTCTAGCACTACAGGTGGTTCAGACCGCAATACATCTGGCTGTGGACCAGCACCAAAGCCTGATCAGGAGACTGTTCTAATCACCTTAAAAGATAAGCTTCGGAAGCTTGGGACACGCCTACATGAG AAGGAAAATGAGGGCAGGAAACTAGAGGGACATTTGGAAAAGAAAGCAGCAGCTGAGGCAGTGTCCTCATCATCCTCATCCAGTTCTTTGGAAAAGACTCCTAATGTTGTGAACAGACCAGAGCAACCTTCCGTGACTAGTCCTGATGCAAGTATGTATGCACCACCTCATTCTCAACCTGTAATCACCAATGGTGCTAATGGAGCCATTCCAGCAAAGCCCAAAACCACCGTAAGCACAAAATCTGGACCTACTGTTGCTCCAAGTAAGGTCAAACCAGCTTTGAATCTGAAAATAGATAGAGCTACTTCAGTCACCCCAAGATCGCTGCCAGTTGATAAAGCTGCTACACTTCCTTCAAGCTTGTCGCTAGCAAACAAAGCTATTCCAGTTCCCCCCCAATCGTCTGCACCATGGGTTGCTAAGGCCGCAAAAGGTATTCCAGCCCCCCCAAAACCGTCTGCACAGGCTAATCAGGTTACTAAAGCTGCTCCAGTTCCCCTGAAGTCACCTACACCACAGGTTGAAAAAGTTGCTAAAGCAATTCCAGCTCTGTCTAATTCACCTGCACCTCAGGTTAATAAGGTCGCGCCACCTAATGCAGCGCTACGGCAGTTGCCTTTGGTGTCTTATTCAGAAGCTCGAAAAAGTGCAGTTCCTAAAAAGATTGTTGGCACTTCTGTTCCGCGAACTTCTACTGCAGTATCAAGGCCTTCAAGTGCTCCTCTGTTCCAGGTACCAAGGTCAACTTTGCCACCCATACCCGGAGCTCAAGTTCCCCCATCACAGTCACGTTCGTTGACTGCATCTAGACGATCCAGCAATGAGCCCTCTGCTCCTGTGCCAAGTTATGTACCGCAGTCCTACCGAAATGCCATCATCGGTAAGGGTAGTCTTGATACTACCTTGTCAAGTTCTGATAAGGTAACCTCTACAGGCCAAAGCGATGCGATTTCTCAGCCACTATCAGCATATGCATTGGGAACATCTGCCATGTTGCCTCCTGTTGGAAGGAATGGCCAGTTACCCGGTAATCAAGGATTCATATCTGGGCAGGGCAAGTTGGATACCCTTGATAGCTGGCACCCATGGAAAGGTATTAGTGATGCTAAAGAACACATGCCGAGGGATGATACTACATACCAACAGATGACCAATGGTGATGCGCGCATACGCCCATGGAGTGACAATTCTTATCAGCAAGCAAGCAACAGTGGAACAGAAGAACAAGGCAGATTTGGGGGAATTCAACATAGGCAGTTCCAGAGTGAGATTCCTACAAATTTTGACTCACACCAGCTGCAGGGTTCAGTGGGGGAGGAATTCCCGCATCTTGGCATCATCAATGACTTACTTGAGGAGGAACAAAGCAATGTGAGCATGGAAGAGCCTCCTATCCATGAATACCATCCATTTGGCTTGCCATTTTCTCCCGGAGGCAACTTCGCAGAGGCTGACATGACTTCGTCAAGTAGTTCTGGCCAGTTGAACTTGAACGGCCATTACTATGACAGGCTGAATGCTCTACACAGGCTGGGAGAGGGGCAATTTTCCACATTGGGTGCTTATTCCAATGGAATGGCGGACTCTTTTTCATCCAAGCCTTGGCTGTATAGCTATCCTAATCCAATGGTGAATCCTGGAGTTAACGGGTTTTCACAGCAGATGGGGGACTACACCAATTATGCAAGTGGGAGAGCGAATGAGGAATACATGTATCGCCGTGCCAACGGTCAATGGTGA